In Anaerobacillus alkaliphilus, a genomic segment contains:
- a CDS encoding HD domain-containing phosphohydrolase: MELFHQFQKQILFNYIIGSIIAIFGVGSVFIFHTLNLTTNEVLYLLMVMIFSGTVMVGLEIRSYKTHIQPLKRYFYTEAPTDQQVNEAFLTAHRFPLLTLQRILGPHLLGLSIPASIVTFGLIYHNFISLPYYYIFYAWCGAILIAVMHGLIEFYLTTSAVKAVIQSISNRARVPLSIEGKFFLSIQQKLLMSSLLIAVFPVCLFLLAAQIRTTDGGTSTYWSWASVIVGVILFLSIYGTLLLYKSIEQPINELRENLLKVKQGQLETMDNYYSDEFSNLVSGFNLMVSGIKERDKENEQLLESFFTVFAATLDARDSYTAGHTNRVADYSVEIARKANFSIEQIDLLRKAALLHDIGKIGVRDEVLLKDGKLTDEEFDQIKLHPTIGANILEQVGLPKHLLAIVPGVKYHHERYDGNGYPEGLKGEEIPLLGRLIAVADAFDAMTSDRPYRKGMPIAKALQILEEGKGTQWDPYFASILIELQKEM; the protein is encoded by the coding sequence GTGGAGCTTTTTCATCAATTTCAGAAGCAGATACTCTTCAATTACATAATTGGATCTATTATTGCAATCTTTGGGGTCGGTAGTGTGTTTATTTTTCATACATTAAATCTCACGACAAATGAAGTATTGTATTTACTAATGGTCATGATTTTTTCTGGAACCGTGATGGTCGGTTTGGAAATACGTTCGTATAAGACACATATCCAACCATTAAAACGCTACTTTTATACTGAAGCACCTACAGATCAACAAGTAAATGAGGCATTTTTAACGGCGCATCGTTTTCCTCTGTTAACGCTACAAAGAATTCTTGGTCCACATTTGTTAGGGTTATCAATACCTGCATCAATTGTAACGTTTGGTTTGATTTATCATAATTTTATTTCATTACCGTATTATTATATTTTTTATGCTTGGTGTGGGGCGATCCTTATCGCTGTCATGCATGGCCTAATTGAATTTTATTTAACTACATCTGCTGTTAAAGCAGTCATACAATCTATTTCAAATCGAGCAAGAGTGCCTTTATCGATAGAGGGTAAGTTCTTTCTGAGTATACAACAAAAGTTACTAATGAGCTCTCTACTTATTGCTGTTTTTCCTGTGTGTTTATTCCTACTAGCAGCACAAATTCGAACGACTGATGGTGGTACAAGCACTTATTGGAGTTGGGCATCAGTAATTGTGGGAGTGATCTTATTCTTATCTATTTATGGGACACTACTTCTCTATAAAAGTATTGAACAACCTATTAATGAACTTCGAGAAAATCTCCTTAAGGTTAAACAAGGTCAGTTAGAAACTATGGATAATTATTATTCAGATGAATTTTCTAACCTAGTAAGTGGCTTTAATCTAATGGTTTCCGGAATTAAAGAACGGGATAAAGAAAACGAGCAGTTACTAGAAAGCTTTTTTACCGTTTTTGCGGCTACTCTTGATGCAAGGGATTCGTATACAGCTGGTCATACCAATCGAGTTGCTGATTATTCAGTGGAAATCGCGAGGAAAGCAAATTTCTCTATTGAACAGATTGACTTGTTAAGAAAAGCAGCGTTACTTCATGACATCGGAAAAATTGGAGTCAGAGATGAAGTCTTACTCAAGGATGGCAAGCTAACAGATGAGGAGTTCGACCAAATAAAATTACACCCGACAATTGGAGCCAATATTTTGGAGCAGGTGGGTTTACCGAAGCACTTATTAGCAATTGTTCCCGGAGTTAAATATCACCATGAACGTTATGACGGAAACGGATACCCAGAAGGATTAAAAGGGGAAGAAATCCCACTATTGGGTAGATTAATCGCTGTCGCTGATGCATTTGATGCAATGACATCTGATCGGCCGTATCGGAAAGGTATGCCTATAGCTAAGGCTCTACAAATACTTGAAGAAGGAAAAGGAACGCAATGGGATCCGTACTTTGCTAGTATACTGATTGAACTACAAAAAGAAATGTAA
- a CDS encoding GNAT family N-acetyltransferase, whose translation MTKMNDLEPKVLELDIAYLSTFTNKIITDWGYIFYNEDQPMYYDANHAHIYDVPANPTAVIEEVLQFFQTKNIPPRFYLYNLKNQEQLLETLKDYQFKIEEFISPVQIWDQKVRTRNSESQITFERVTETTLTEALDIECSIKEFGGREVREKAYIEEFHHPLFSHYLLRKDGIACATACLVEHNHQGRLESVATLEEFRGQGLIGELIYFIQREAKERNLKNLWIFPINETIEKVYVKYGFETLGKFTHGHAYLSGKSITEIREG comes from the coding sequence ATGACGAAAATGAATGATTTAGAACCAAAAGTATTAGAACTAGACATTGCCTATTTAAGTACGTTTACCAATAAAATAATAACGGACTGGGGCTATATATTCTACAATGAAGATCAACCAATGTACTACGATGCAAATCATGCCCATATTTATGATGTTCCAGCTAATCCAACCGCTGTTATAGAAGAAGTACTGCAATTTTTTCAAACAAAGAACATTCCGCCACGATTTTATCTCTATAATCTTAAAAATCAAGAACAATTACTGGAGACACTTAAGGATTATCAATTCAAAATTGAGGAATTCATTAGTCCGGTTCAAATTTGGGATCAAAAGGTAAGGACAAGAAATTCCGAAAGTCAAATAACTTTTGAACGTGTTACCGAGACAACTCTTACGGAAGCTTTAGACATTGAATGTAGCATTAAAGAATTTGGTGGTAGGGAAGTTCGAGAAAAGGCATATATTGAGGAATTTCATCATCCCCTATTTTCCCATTATCTTCTTAGAAAAGATGGGATTGCTTGTGCCACTGCTTGCTTAGTTGAACATAACCATCAAGGCCGCTTAGAAAGCGTTGCGACACTAGAAGAGTTTCGAGGCCAGGGGCTGATTGGTGAGCTCATCTATTTTATACAGAGAGAAGCGAAAGAAAGAAACTTAAAGAACTTATGGATATTTCCGATAAATGAAACAATTGAAAAAGTATATGTAAAGTATGGCTTTGAAACCTTAGGAAAATTTACACATGGTCACGCTTATTTATCAGGAAAAAGTATAACTGAAATACGGGAAGGTTGA
- a CDS encoding GNAT family N-acetyltransferase, whose translation MNVMETKRLHIREFTRGDLPFLHAIFSDQETMQYYPAPFTIEKTQEWIARNQERYTRDGHGLWAICLKDTNELIGDCGLVKQVVEGRSEIEIGYHVHKNHWSHGYATEAAIACKEFGFTHLKFKRLISIIDPSNEASIRVAKKVGLCKEKEAVIFNKLHMIYSVSQI comes from the coding sequence ATGAATGTCATGGAAACAAAGCGGTTACATATTCGTGAGTTTACAAGAGGTGATTTACCTTTCCTTCACGCTATATTTTCTGATCAAGAAACAATGCAATATTATCCAGCCCCATTCACTATCGAAAAGACACAAGAATGGATTGCTAGAAACCAAGAAAGATACACTCGCGATGGTCATGGTCTTTGGGCTATTTGTTTAAAAGATACCAATGAATTAATTGGGGACTGTGGTCTTGTTAAACAGGTCGTAGAAGGTCGTTCTGAAATTGAGATTGGATATCATGTTCACAAAAATCACTGGTCACATGGATATGCAACTGAAGCTGCCATCGCCTGTAAAGAGTTTGGCTTTACCCACTTAAAGTTTAAAAGATTAATCAGCATTATCGACCCAAGTAATGAAGCATCAATTCGTGTTGCTAAGAAAGTTGGCTTATGTAAAGAAAAGGAAGCTGTTATCTTTAATAAACTTCATATGATTTATTCAGTTAGTCAAATCTAA